The Anaerobacillus sp. CMMVII genome contains the following window.
TCATCGAGAGAAAGCTTGGCAACAATTTCATAGCTATTCCCTTGTCCACGAGGTCTCACAATGACAGTCCCCATATCAGGTATTTGCCCCAGTCCCACTCCTGGTGGAAAGCTATGTGCGATAATGACTTGATTGAAACCTGCAGGAGGTTGAAACTCAAAAATTGCATGAAGGTAGTTTAGTATTCTGTTTTGTTCTGCTGGAGGGAGGTTGGCGCTCAAGTTATAAATCTCAATCCAAAATGGTTCTACTTGAACGTTTTCTTCGCCAAAAGCCAAAGTTGTTGTTTCTATTGTTCTACAAAAGGGACTTGCCCCGACTGGATAGCTTACAGGTATCCTTAATCTGCGCAACGCCTCACCATAGGCTATTGATTGCCTTCTCCCGGTATCTGAAAGATTTCGCTGTGTATAACAATCCTGAAAACTAAGACCTGGTTGATCCCTTCCTACGTTAGCTGTTGCATGTCTAGCATATAGAATATATCCTCCTCCTTGTAGTGAATTTAGTAATGACGAGTAATTTTGTTGAGAGGTTGCCTGAAATTGATGTGGCTGTAAAGTGTAATAAGGTGCAAATGGTTGTGGATACTGATAGCCCCAGTTCGTTTGATTGTACAATTTCATTTCTCCTTTCATTAACTATTTGAAACGCGCACGAAACTTATTAGTTAATGAATATGTTGTTACTGAATTTGTTAGGACTCGAATTGACGGGGCTAAATTGTTATTTTTGTGAGGATGTATTGTTTATCGGTTTGTGTGTTTGTCTAAACTGCTAACAGGTTAATAAAAGTGGGGAAAAACATTGAACACAAATTATTATCATCTTTCAATTGAACTTATCGTTGGATTTTTCGCGCTTTTTTAGTGACGAAATTATTAGGAAAAACCCAAATAACACAACTAACCCCATTTGATTTCGTTTCAGCACTTGTCCTTGGGGAGTTAATAGGTAATGCTATTTATAATAAGGATATTGGATTGCAATATGTTTTATATGCCATTGTGCTTTGGGGTACGTTTATTTACCTTCTTGAATGGATCACCCAAAGGTTTAAAAGACTCGCTCAATTCTTGAAGGAAACCCGGCAATCGTGATACGTAATGGGAAAATTGATCGAGAGCAACTTAAGAAAAATAAACTCGATCTTAACCAACTGCAACATTTACTGCGTGATAAAGAGATATTTTCTCTGCGTGAAGTAGAGTATGCGATACTAGAAGCAAATGGGACCGTCAACGTCTTAAGAAAACAACAATACGAAAAGCCGACAAATAGGGATCTAAATATTAAATACCAGCCTGTTCATATGCCAATTGCCGTTATAAGTGAAGGAGAAGTTCTAACAGATAACCTTGAACAAGCAGGGTATGACGAAGACTGGCTCCTAAGACAATTAAATGCAAAGGGGATAGTAAAGCCCAAGCAAGTATTTTTTGCTGAATGGCTAGAGGGCGATCAGTTGTATGTTAGTACATATATCTAAAAGAAAGTAAATGACTATCGTTTGATAGTCGTTTTTATTTGGGAAACTTGTGGTTTATTTATTTACAATCTATAAATTTAGTATGTAAGAGATAAAGGTTATTGTCTTTTACTTGTCGAAGTAAAGTGCAATGTAATATGTGTTTTTGAAGAGTGCAAGGAGGAGTATCTTGAAGAAGAAATTAATACCAGCTTTATCGTTAATTCTAATTGTTTCTCTTATATTTAACTATTATTTTTATAAAGATAATAGTAGTTTCAAAGTTAGGCTTGGTGAAGAGTATCAACTGGCCACGAGATATGCAATTCATTATATTGACGAACCTACTTTAGTATCGTTTTAAAGGAATTGTTGAATGGAAATCCTTCACCGTTTGAACATTGGAATTGGGAGTTAGCGTCAATAAATTCTACGCTTAAAAAAACAGGTAACATGCATTTTAAGATGTTGGGCGACCTGATCAATCACATTCCTAATCAAGTTTCAGTGTTAAACGAAAACAGTCGTGATGAAGAAAAGGAGATGATCAAAAATCGTATCTTGTTTCTCAATCAAATACTTAGTGAAATAGAGACAGACTTAGATGAAGATCCAATGCTATGGTATCAAGAAATATCCAATGTTAATTCTAAAACTTCAAAATTTGTCGAAGAACAACTTAAAACTGTTGTTAATTATTAAAAAGTTTAATGAGGGAACCGTTTTTAATGTTTTCTGAGGTCTTGGAAATTTTGAAAATAGGTAAACACTGACGAGAAAAGATCATATAAAAAACGGCTTCCTAATAGAGTAATTGAAAGGGGATTTATGAAAATTTAGGGAGGTAGGGTATGAATACATTGATAAACAGTAAGCTTTCTGAGGTTTTTGATGACTTTAAACGAAGTGTTGAGAATGTAATTGATTTGTGTACTTTAAAAGAAGAAAACCTACCAGACTTCTCCAATCCAATTATTCAACAACTTTACCTATTAAGACATTTACCAAATGATTTATTCGAGTATTATCATATTTACAAACAAGTGATCGAACAAAAACATATCGATACTCCGTACCATATTTTCTCTCTTGGTGCTGGTAGTGGAATTGATTATTATGGCGTTGAACTAGCATTAAAAGATGTCGGAAAAAGTGTTCGTGAATACGTTTATTACACTGGTATCGAAGAAACTGATTGGAGGTACCGGCACCCATTAAATAATCCAGATTGTCGGTTTCTTTCGGGTGACTTAAGTAAGATTAATCGCGAAAAACTAGCGGATGCTAACATTATTATGTTTCCTAAATCAATGGCAAGATACTCTGAAAGCGCTTACGAGGAATTGCTTCAATTTTTAAAAAAAATATCCTTTACTGAGAGTAACTTGTACTTAATTTCCTCGTTAAATGATCTTGGCGATGAACTTGAAGAAGTCAGGTTTGCTAGGCTGCTTGATATTTTTGTAGCAGAGCAGGGCTATATAGATCTTGATCATGAGACTAACTATGATACTGGAGGTAACAAGGTTTCGTTTGATTATCCCAATCATATAAACGAATTCCTCATCACCCTACAATCTCAATGTAAATCATATGATCCTTATCGGAAGGAATGTAATACTCTTGTGAGTCGCTTTTAAATCAGGGTTCGGTTTTGCAACGAAAATCCATAATAAATTATAATCTTAAGCGATTAACGAAATAAAGAGTTTGGGTGCAGTTTGATCTGCACTCTTTTTTTGTGAGGCTGACGATAGGATCAATATGATAATATCGTTGTTAAATTTCGTTTAAATGAAAACGAAAAAATGCATAAATGGGGTATTTGCTACTTGGTAAAATCCAAAAGCGAACCAAAAAAATGCCGAGCACTAGAATAGTACCCGACATCACGTTAGTATGATTAAAATCTAAGTAGGGAATCAAATTAACGCTTAACAGCTTCCGCTAAAAGTCGATAAGTGTTGATTCGTTCTTCTTGATCAAATACATGGGTATTAACGATCATCTCATCTGCTCCAGTTTCATCTAGGAATGATTGTAGCTTCTCTCTTACTGTTGTTTGGCTGCCCGTGACAGAGTAGTGAAGCATCTTTTGGACCAATGTTTTTTCATAAGGACTCCATATTTCATCCATATTCTGAACAGGTGGTTTTAATTGTCCTGATTTTCCATGGATAATGTTAAGAAAAGCCTGTTCTTGGGA
Protein-coding sequences here:
- a CDS encoding histidine phosphatase family protein → MYNQTNWGYQYPQPFAPYYTLQPHQFQATSQQNYSSLLNSLQGGGYILYARHATANVGRDQPGLSFQDCYTQRNLSDTGRRQSIAYGEALRRLRIPVSYPVGASPFCRTIETTTLAFGEENVQVEPFWIEIYNLSANLPPAEQNRILNYLHAIFEFQPPAGFNQVIIAHSFPPGVGLGQIPDMGTVIVRPRGQGNSYEIVAKLSLDELMNLR